A single genomic interval of Syntrophobotulus glycolicus DSM 8271 harbors:
- a CDS encoding RNA polymerase sigma factor, whose product MFPLVILAIENDDDREYITELYVQYYSIMKKTAYQILRNYDIVDDLINEAFLKLIEKISTLRALECCKRTSYIVYTIRNISIDYIKHRTVETKMVFMGMEDDLMDSIPDTANTPEEISAAKETYEELGAAIETLSERDRDLLYCKYNLELKEKEIAEVMNIPVNNIRQYLVRARRRALKTLNERGLQK is encoded by the coding sequence ATGTTCCCTTTAGTAATATTGGCCATAGAAAATGATGATGACAGAGAATACATCACAGAGCTATATGTACAGTATTATTCCATCATGAAAAAGACAGCTTATCAGATTTTACGGAATTACGACATTGTCGATGACCTGATAAACGAGGCCTTTTTAAAACTGATCGAAAAAATTTCAACTTTAAGGGCATTGGAGTGTTGCAAAAGGACCTCTTACATCGTCTATACGATCAGAAACATTTCAATCGACTACATTAAGCACCGTACTGTTGAGACAAAAATGGTATTTATGGGTATGGAGGATGACCTGATGGATTCAATTCCTGACACGGCCAATACACCGGAAGAAATTTCCGCGGCCAAAGAAACCTATGAAGAATTGGGAGCGGCAATCGAAACATTATCAGAAAGGGACAGGGACTTACTGTACTGTAAATACAATCTTGAGCTGAAAGAAAAAGAAATAGCGGAGGTCATGAATATACCGGTAAATAACATACGCCAATACTTGGTGCGGGCCAGACGCAGAGCATTAAAAACGCTTAATGAAAGGGGGCTGCAAAAATGA
- a CDS encoding DUF4367 domain-containing protein, with translation MTVSHNPMDKNQLLEELAEIQIKLAMTSYAERDGQRLLQENEELRKDPFYQPTVEAKRKFKRMINQHYYKQKAKNILQIFSRNLNKTAVVFSLLIVLLLTSAFTVQAVRIKVLNLFISMEDKYTEIRLEDKGTIVGNDLLINWENAYAPAVIPEGYSISNLTNHQNLKSIEYTSKNGGIILFQQIDKNGSTNVDTENAEKVEKVTVQGREGLLVNKEGLITVIWSNDSYGFILHAQTADLGNKDVFQIAESVTWVK, from the coding sequence ATGACTGTCAGCCATAATCCTATGGACAAAAATCAACTTCTCGAAGAGCTTGCAGAAATACAGATAAAGCTCGCAATGACAAGCTATGCTGAACGCGACGGACAACGGCTTCTTCAGGAAAACGAAGAACTGAGGAAAGATCCGTTCTATCAGCCTACAGTTGAAGCAAAACGTAAATTTAAGAGGATGATCAATCAGCACTATTACAAGCAAAAAGCAAAAAATATACTGCAGATATTCTCTAGAAACTTAAATAAGACAGCAGTGGTTTTTTCACTTTTGATCGTCTTGCTCTTGACCTCTGCCTTTACCGTCCAGGCTGTGAGGATAAAAGTATTGAACTTATTTATCAGTATGGAAGACAAGTATACGGAAATACGGCTTGAAGACAAAGGGACTATTGTCGGAAATGATCTGCTCATCAACTGGGAGAATGCTTATGCACCCGCCGTTATTCCAGAGGGTTACTCAATCAGCAACCTGACAAATCACCAAAACCTCAAATCAATTGAGTATACAAGCAAAAACGGAGGAATTATTCTGTTTCAGCAAATCGATAAGAATGGAAGCACAAATGTGGATACGGAGAATGCAGAAAAAGTGGAAAAGGTGACTGTCCAAGGAAGAGAAGGGCTTTTAGTGAATAAAGAAGGCCTGATTACTGTGATCTGGTCTAATGATTCCTATGGATTCATTTTACATGCACAGACTGCTGATTTGGGGAATAAGGATGTTTTTCAAATAGCCGAAAGCGTTACTTGGGTAAAATAA